A DNA window from Streptomyces sp. B21-083 contains the following coding sequences:
- a CDS encoding branched-chain amino acid ABC transporter permease translates to MNTLPQQLANGLFLGSMYGLIAIGYTMVYGIVQLINFAHGEIFMTGGFGALTVYLFVLPDGTSMWIALPAMLIGGGIVSVLIAVGAERFAYRPLRGAPRLAPLITAIGLSLALQQAVFNWYPDAKTDRNFPQLDFGPWHLGSISISSGSVFVIVAAPLCMAALALFVSLSRTGRAMQATAQDPDTAQLMGIDTNRIIVIAFAIGGFFAAVAAVAYGLRYGSVKYDMGFQMGLKAFTAAVLGGIGNIYGAMIGGLVLGLAETMATSYIDGIPGMQQLGGGGWASVWAFVLLILVLLFRPQGLVGERVADRA, encoded by the coding sequence GTGAACACTCTGCCGCAGCAGCTGGCCAACGGGCTGTTCCTCGGCTCGATGTACGGGCTGATCGCCATCGGTTACACGATGGTGTACGGCATCGTCCAGCTCATCAACTTCGCCCATGGCGAGATCTTCATGACCGGAGGCTTCGGCGCACTCACGGTCTACCTCTTCGTCCTGCCCGACGGCACATCCATGTGGATAGCCCTACCAGCGATGCTCATCGGCGGCGGAATCGTCTCCGTCCTCATCGCCGTCGGGGCGGAACGCTTCGCCTACCGACCACTACGCGGAGCGCCACGCCTCGCACCCCTCATCACCGCCATCGGCCTCTCCCTCGCCCTCCAGCAGGCCGTCTTCAACTGGTACCCCGACGCCAAGACCGACCGCAACTTCCCGCAGTTGGACTTCGGCCCCTGGCACCTCGGCTCCATCAGCATCAGCAGCGGCTCCGTCTTCGTCATCGTCGCCGCCCCGCTCTGTATGGCGGCCCTCGCCCTCTTCGTCAGCCTCTCCCGCACCGGCCGCGCCATGCAGGCCACCGCGCAGGACCCCGACACCGCCCAGCTCATGGGCATCGACACCAACCGCATCATCGTGATCGCCTTCGCCATCGGCGGCTTCTTCGCCGCGGTCGCCGCCGTCGCCTACGGCCTGCGCTACGGCTCGGTCAAGTACGACATGGGCTTCCAGATGGGACTCAAGGCGTTCACCGCCGCCGTCCTCGGCGGCATCGGCAACATCTACGGTGCGATGATCGGCGGCCTCGTCCTCGGCCTCGCCGAAACCATGGCCACCTCCTACATCGACGGCATCCCCGGCATGCAGCAGCTCGGAGGCGGCGGCTGGGCGTCCGTATGGGCCTTCGTCCTCCTCATCCTCGTACTGCTGTTCAGGCCACAAGGCCTGGTCGGCGAACGCGTCGCGGACAGGGCGTGA
- a CDS encoding branched-chain amino acid ABC transporter substrate-binding protein encodes MRQRSLVVLTSMLTTGALALTACGSRDNSGDKSSDKTEIIIGVDAPLTGQNSATGLGIQGGVQIAVDDANKNNTVPGVTFKVLALDDKAIPAQGQSNATQLVSNDKVLGVVGPLNSGVATQMQQVFATANLVEVSPSNTAPELTQGKNWQTAKSRPFKTYFRTATTDALQGGFAAEYASTTLKKRNVFIVDDKQTYGAGLAKLFKAGFTKSGGKVAGEDHVNTGDTDFSALVTKIKNSKADLVYYGGQYDESEKLTKQLKDGGAKIPLFGGDGMFSDTYIQTSGKTSEGDLVTSVGQPVDSLPSAADFIKKYKASGLKGDYGTYGGYSYDAATAIIKAIGNVVKDGKIPDGARAKIVDEVQKTKFDGIAGPVSFDEYGDTTNKQLTVYQVVDGKWKAVKSGTFNG; translated from the coding sequence GTGCGTCAGCGTTCTTTGGTCGTACTCACCTCCATGCTCACCACCGGAGCACTCGCACTGACCGCCTGCGGTTCGCGCGACAACAGTGGAGACAAGAGCAGCGACAAGACCGAGATCATCATCGGCGTCGACGCCCCGCTGACCGGCCAGAACTCCGCCACGGGCCTCGGCATCCAGGGTGGCGTGCAGATCGCCGTCGATGACGCCAACAAGAACAACACCGTCCCCGGCGTGACCTTCAAGGTCCTGGCGCTGGACGACAAGGCGATCCCGGCCCAGGGCCAGTCGAACGCCACCCAACTGGTCAGCAACGACAAGGTTCTCGGCGTCGTCGGCCCGCTGAACTCCGGTGTCGCCACCCAGATGCAGCAGGTCTTCGCCACCGCCAACCTGGTCGAGGTCTCGCCCTCCAACACGGCGCCCGAGCTCACCCAGGGCAAGAACTGGCAGACGGCGAAGTCGCGTCCCTTCAAGACGTACTTCCGCACCGCCACCACCGACGCCCTCCAGGGCGGCTTCGCGGCCGAATACGCGTCCACCACGCTCAAGAAGCGCAACGTCTTCATCGTCGACGACAAGCAGACCTACGGCGCCGGCCTGGCCAAGCTCTTCAAGGCCGGCTTCACCAAGTCCGGCGGCAAGGTCGCGGGCGAGGACCACGTCAACACCGGCGACACCGACTTCTCGGCCCTCGTCACCAAGATCAAGAACTCCAAGGCCGACCTCGTCTACTACGGCGGCCAGTACGACGAGTCGGAGAAGCTGACCAAGCAGCTCAAGGACGGCGGCGCCAAGATCCCGCTGTTCGGCGGCGACGGCATGTTCTCCGACACCTACATCCAGACCTCCGGCAAGACCTCCGAAGGCGACCTCGTCACCTCCGTCGGCCAGCCCGTCGACTCCCTGCCCTCCGCCGCGGACTTCATCAAGAAGTACAAGGCCTCCGGCCTCAAGGGCGACTACGGCACCTACGGTGGCTACTCCTACGACGCCGCGACCGCCATCATCAAGGCGATCGGCAACGTCGTGAAGGACGGCAAGATCCCGGACGGCGCCCGCGCCAAGATCGTCGACGAGGTCCAGAAGACCAAGTTCGACGGCATCGCCGGCCCCGTCTCGTTCGACGAGTACGGCGACACCACCAACAAGCAGCTCACCGTCTACCAGGTCGTCGACGGTAAGTGGAAGGCCGTCAAGAGCGGCACGTTCAACGGCTGA
- a CDS encoding FdhF/YdeP family oxidoreductase, whose product MASKPPKSDPVQDAPQVADPKHAAAGLPAIGHTLRIAQQQMGVRRTALTLLRVNQKDGFDCPGCAWPEPEHRHAAEFCENGAKAVAEEATLRRVTPEFFATHTVTDLAGRSGYWLGQQGRLTHPMYLPEGADRYEPVSWDRAFDIVAEELKALASPDEALFYTSGRTSNEAAFLYQLFARELGTNNLPDCSNMCHESSGSALNETIGVGKGSVLLEDLYKADLIIVAGQNPGTNHPRMLSALEKAKANGARIISVNPLPEAGLERFKNPQTPQGMLKGAALTDLFLQIRIGGDQALFRLLNKLILDTEGAVDEDFVGEHTHGYEEFVEAARAADWDETLTATGLTRAEIEKALGMVLASERTIVCWAMGLTQHKHSVPTIREVVNFLLLRGNIGRPGAGVCPVRGHSNVQGDRTMGIFERPAPAFLDALEKEFGFAPPREHGYDVVRAIRALRDGEAKVFFAMGGNFVSASPDTEVTEAAMRRARLTVHVSTKLNRSHAVTGARALILPTLGRTERDLQGSGEQFVTVEDSMGMVHASRGRLNPASTHLLSEPAIVCRLARSVLGEESRTPWEEFEKDYATIRDRIARVIPGFEDFNARVADPAGFALPHAPRDERRFPTATGKANFTAAPVEFPQLPEGRLLLQTLRSHDQYNTTIYGLDDRYRGIKNGRRVVLVNPEDATTLGVADGSYVDLVSEWKDGVERRAPGFRIVFYPTARGCAAAYYPETNVLVPLDATADTSNTPASKSVVVRLEQSATD is encoded by the coding sequence ATGGCCAGCAAGCCGCCCAAGAGTGATCCGGTCCAGGACGCGCCCCAGGTCGCCGACCCCAAGCACGCGGCGGCAGGCCTGCCCGCCATCGGCCACACCCTGCGCATCGCCCAGCAGCAGATGGGCGTCCGCCGCACCGCGCTCACCCTCCTGCGCGTCAACCAGAAGGACGGCTTCGACTGCCCGGGCTGCGCCTGGCCCGAGCCCGAGCACCGGCACGCCGCGGAGTTCTGCGAGAACGGCGCGAAGGCCGTCGCCGAGGAAGCCACCCTGCGCCGCGTCACCCCGGAGTTCTTCGCCACCCACACCGTGACCGACCTGGCCGGCCGCAGCGGCTACTGGCTGGGCCAGCAGGGCCGCCTCACCCACCCCATGTACCTGCCCGAGGGCGCCGACCGCTACGAACCGGTCTCCTGGGACCGCGCCTTCGACATCGTCGCCGAGGAGCTGAAGGCCCTCGCCTCGCCGGACGAGGCCCTCTTCTACACCTCGGGCCGCACCAGCAACGAGGCGGCCTTCCTCTACCAGCTGTTCGCCCGCGAACTGGGCACGAACAACCTCCCCGACTGCTCGAACATGTGCCACGAGTCATCGGGTTCCGCGCTCAACGAGACCATCGGCGTCGGCAAGGGAAGCGTCCTCCTTGAGGACCTCTACAAGGCCGATCTGATCATCGTCGCCGGCCAGAACCCCGGCACCAACCACCCCCGGATGCTCTCCGCCCTGGAGAAGGCGAAGGCGAACGGCGCGCGGATCATCAGCGTCAACCCGCTGCCCGAGGCGGGCCTGGAACGCTTCAAGAACCCGCAGACCCCCCAGGGCATGCTCAAGGGCGCGGCCCTCACCGACCTGTTCCTGCAGATCCGCATCGGCGGCGACCAGGCCCTCTTCCGCCTCCTCAACAAGCTCATCCTCGACACCGAGGGTGCGGTCGACGAGGACTTCGTCGGCGAACACACCCACGGCTACGAGGAGTTCGTCGAGGCGGCCCGCGCCGCCGACTGGGACGAGACCCTCACCGCGACGGGCCTCACGCGCGCGGAGATCGAGAAAGCCCTCGGCATGGTGCTGGCCTCCGAACGCACCATCGTGTGCTGGGCGATGGGCCTGACCCAGCACAAGCACTCCGTGCCCACCATCCGCGAAGTGGTCAACTTCCTTCTCCTGCGCGGCAACATCGGCCGCCCCGGCGCCGGCGTGTGCCCGGTGCGCGGCCACTCGAACGTGCAGGGCGACCGCACGATGGGCATCTTCGAGCGCCCCGCCCCCGCCTTCCTGGACGCCCTGGAGAAGGAGTTCGGCTTCGCCCCGCCCCGCGAACACGGCTACGACGTCGTACGGGCCATCCGCGCCCTCCGCGACGGCGAGGCGAAGGTCTTCTTCGCCATGGGCGGCAACTTCGTCTCCGCCTCGCCCGACACGGAGGTCACGGAGGCGGCCATGCGCCGTGCACGCCTCACCGTGCACGTGTCGACGAAGCTGAACCGCTCGCACGCCGTCACGGGCGCGCGTGCGCTGATCCTGCCGACCCTCGGCCGCACCGAGCGGGATCTGCAGGGCAGCGGCGAGCAGTTCGTGACGGTCGAGGACTCCATGGGCATGGTGCACGCCTCCCGGGGCCGCCTGAACCCGGCGAGCACGCATCTCCTCTCCGAGCCGGCCATCGTCTGCCGCCTGGCCCGAAGTGTCCTGGGCGAGGAGTCCCGCACGCCCTGGGAGGAGTTCGAGAAGGACTACGCGACGATCCGCGACCGCATCGCTCGCGTGATCCCGGGCTTCGAGGACTTCAACGCGCGCGTGGCCGACCCGGCGGGCTTCGCTCTCCCGCACGCCCCACGCGACGAACGCCGCTTCCCCACCGCCACCGGCAAGGCCAACTTCACCGCAGCGCCCGTCGAGTTCCCCCAGCTCCCAGAAGGCCGCCTGCTGCTGCAGACCCTGCGCTCGCACGACCAGTACAACACCACGATCTACGGCCTGGACGACCGCTACCGGGGCATCAAGAACGGCCGCCGGGTCGTCCTGGTCAACCCCGAGGACGCAACGACCCTGGGGGTCGCGGACGGGTCGTACGTCGATCTCGTGAGCGAGTGGAAGGACGGCGTCGAACGGCGGGCGCCCGGGTTCCGGATCGTGTTCTACCCGACAGCGCGGGGCTGCGCGGCGGCCTACTACCCGGAGACCAACGTCCTGGTCCCGCTGGACGCCACCGCCGACACCAGCAACACCCCGGCCAGCAAGTCCGTGGTCGTGCGTCTGGAACAATCGGCCACCGACTGA
- a CDS encoding branched-chain amino acid ABC transporter permease, with protein sequence MATTEKTTATPRGLIALPQSAARALIAVGAVGTIASTFMSWTYTSDFPGDLTYYGSPAGLQILALVAGALTLLYALTLWNVRGLNWLNPAGATAPVVLAATSAFAVSWFSAIAIAVDLKGLVALDPGAYIAAIASLVALIGALALPRPGDTFKSYVTKPQNIPAAHSLPAWVERLVISAATALALVVFAYGIGVDPDASETFLGYLLLVVFGAWALLTAGLFDRISELNARHKGFATSMAFLAAALFPFVENDEHNANLGVNILVVATVALGLNIVVGLTGLLDLGYVAFLGVGAYAAALVSGSEFSRFSGVQFPFWAAMLTGMLASLVFGVLIGAPTLRLRGDYLAIVTLGFGEIFRITVNNLDGTSGPNITNGPNGISMIPDLEIFGFNFGTSHDIGSITLGRFANYFLLMLIITAIVVVVFNRAADSRIGRSWIAIREDETAATAMGINGFRVKLIAFALGASLAGLAGTVSAHVGYSVNPAPYQFAGSVPPNSAFLLAAVVLGGMGTVNGPILGATLLYLLPEKLGFLKEYQLFAFGIALVVLMRFRPEGIIANRRRQLEFHETDQLDIPETGLPDTTVGVTKAGA encoded by the coding sequence ATGGCAACCACCGAGAAGACCACAGCCACCCCACGCGGCCTCATCGCACTCCCCCAGAGCGCAGCCCGCGCCCTCATCGCCGTCGGCGCCGTCGGCACCATCGCCAGCACGTTCATGTCCTGGACCTACACGTCCGACTTCCCCGGGGACCTCACCTACTACGGCTCCCCGGCCGGACTCCAGATCCTCGCCCTCGTCGCCGGCGCACTCACCCTCCTGTACGCGCTCACCCTCTGGAACGTACGCGGCCTCAACTGGCTCAACCCGGCAGGCGCCACCGCACCCGTCGTCCTCGCCGCCACCTCCGCCTTCGCCGTCAGCTGGTTCAGCGCCATCGCCATCGCCGTCGACCTCAAGGGCCTCGTGGCCCTCGACCCCGGCGCCTACATCGCCGCCATCGCCTCACTGGTGGCCCTCATCGGCGCCCTCGCGCTCCCCCGGCCCGGCGACACGTTCAAGAGCTACGTCACCAAGCCCCAGAACATCCCCGCGGCGCACAGCCTCCCCGCCTGGGTCGAGCGCCTGGTGATCTCCGCCGCCACCGCTCTCGCCCTGGTCGTCTTCGCCTACGGCATCGGCGTCGACCCGGACGCCAGCGAAACGTTCCTCGGCTACCTGCTGCTGGTCGTCTTCGGCGCCTGGGCACTGCTCACCGCCGGCCTCTTCGACCGCATCTCAGAGCTGAACGCCCGCCACAAGGGATTCGCCACCTCCATGGCCTTCCTCGCCGCGGCACTCTTCCCCTTCGTCGAGAACGACGAGCACAACGCCAACCTCGGCGTGAACATCCTCGTCGTCGCCACCGTCGCCCTCGGCCTCAACATCGTCGTCGGCCTCACCGGACTCCTCGACCTCGGATACGTCGCCTTCCTCGGCGTCGGCGCCTACGCCGCGGCCCTGGTCTCCGGCTCCGAGTTCTCCCGGTTCTCCGGCGTCCAGTTCCCCTTCTGGGCCGCCATGCTCACCGGCATGCTCGCCTCACTCGTCTTCGGCGTCCTCATCGGCGCCCCCACCCTGCGACTGCGCGGCGACTACCTCGCCATCGTCACCCTGGGCTTCGGAGAGATCTTCCGCATCACCGTCAACAACCTCGACGGCACCTCCGGCCCCAACATCACCAACGGCCCCAACGGCATCTCGATGATCCCCGACCTGGAGATCTTCGGCTTCAACTTCGGAACGTCCCACGACATCGGCTCGATCACCCTCGGCCGATTCGCGAACTACTTCCTGCTGATGCTGATCATCACCGCGATCGTCGTGGTCGTCTTCAACCGGGCAGCGGACTCCCGCATCGGCCGCTCCTGGATCGCCATCCGCGAGGACGAGACCGCCGCCACCGCCATGGGCATCAACGGCTTCCGCGTCAAGCTCATCGCCTTCGCACTCGGCGCCTCCCTCGCCGGCCTCGCCGGCACGGTCAGCGCCCACGTCGGCTACAGCGTCAACCCCGCCCCCTACCAGTTCGCCGGCTCCGTCCCGCCGAACTCGGCCTTCCTGCTCGCCGCGGTCGTCCTCGGCGGCATGGGCACCGTCAACGGCCCCATCCTCGGCGCCACACTCCTCTACCTCCTCCCCGAGAAGCTCGGCTTCCTCAAGGAGTACCAGCTCTTCGCCTTCGGCATCGCCCTCGTGGTCCTCATGCGCTTCAGGCCCGAAGGCATCATCGCCAACCGGCGCCGCCAACTCGAATTCCACGAGACAGACCAACTCGACATCCCCGAGACCGGCCTCCCCGACACCACCGTCGGCGTCACCAAGGCAGGGGCGTGA
- a CDS encoding PaaI family thioesterase translates to MGEQQHVKFPQQVIDEYTALGIDVIAMFSAGHLGNRMGVQIVEASADRVVGTMPVEGNTQPYGLLHGGASAVLAETLGSVGAMLHGGSAKIAVGVDLNCTHHRGARSGLVTGVATPVHRGRSTATYEIVITDEADKRVCTARLTCLLRDAPAAA, encoded by the coding sequence ATGGGCGAGCAGCAGCACGTGAAGTTCCCGCAGCAGGTCATCGACGAGTACACGGCACTGGGTATCGACGTGATCGCCATGTTCTCCGCGGGCCACCTCGGCAACCGGATGGGCGTGCAGATCGTGGAGGCGTCGGCCGACCGGGTCGTCGGCACGATGCCCGTCGAGGGCAACACACAGCCGTACGGCCTGCTGCACGGCGGCGCTTCCGCGGTGCTGGCCGAGACGCTCGGGTCGGTCGGGGCGATGCTGCACGGGGGCAGCGCGAAGATCGCCGTCGGCGTGGACCTGAACTGCACCCACCATCGCGGGGCCCGCTCCGGCCTGGTCACCGGCGTGGCCACACCGGTGCACCGGGGGCGGTCGACAGCGACGTACGAGATCGTGATCACGGACGAGGCCGACAAGCGCGTATGCACGGCGCGTCTGACGTGCCTGCTGCGTGACGCGCCCGCGGCGGCATGA
- the polA gene encoding DNA polymerase I has protein sequence MAETASKKTEKTSGTGRPRLMLMDGHSLAYRAFFALPAENFTTATGQPTNAIYGFASMLANTLRDEAPTHFAVAFDVSRKTWRSEEFTEYKANRSKTPDEFKGQVELIGELLDAMHAERFAVDGFEADDVIATLTTQAEAEGFEVLIVTGDRDSFQLVTENTTVLYPTKGVSELTRFTPEKVFEKYGLTPAQYPDFAALRGDPSDNLPGIPGVGEKTAAKWINQFGSFAELVERVEEVKGKVGQNLRDHLEAVKLNRRLTEMVRDVELPKTVTDLERAAYDRTAVAVVLDTLEIRNPSLRERLLAVDPGAEEVEAGPVAEGGVEVDGTVLGAGELAPWLTEHGTQVLGVATVDTWALGTGSVAEVALAAAGGAAAWFDPAELDEADENAFAAWLADADRPKVFHSAKGAMRVFAEHGWTVAGVSMDTALAAYLVKPGRRSFDLDALSLEYLGRELAPAATADGQLAFGTDEGAEADSLMVQARTIVDLGEAFGERVQEVGAVDLLGDMELPTSALLARMERHGIAADRAHLEAMEQMFAGAVQQAVKEAHAAAGHEFNLGSPKQLQEVLFGELGLPKTKKTKTGYTTDADALAWLATQTDNELPVVMLRHREQAKLRVTVEGLIKTIAADGRIHTTFNQTVAATGRLSSTDPNLQNIPVRTDEGRAIRRGFVVGEGFESLMTADYSQIELRVMAHLSEDEGLLEAFTSGEDLHTTVASQVFAVDRSAVDAEMRRKIKAMSYGLAYGLSAFGLSGQLNIDAGEARGLMDTYFERFGGVRDYLRRAVDEARATGYTETLFGRRRYLPDLNSDNRQRREMAERMALNAPIQGTAADIVKIAMLNVGRALEETKLKSRMLLQVHDEIVLEIAPGEREATEELVRREMAGAVTLRAPLDVSVGSGLDWESAAH, from the coding sequence GTGGCAGAAACAGCATCGAAGAAGACCGAGAAGACCTCCGGCACGGGCCGCCCCCGGCTGATGCTCATGGATGGGCATTCGCTGGCGTACCGCGCGTTCTTCGCGCTGCCCGCGGAGAACTTCACGACCGCGACGGGCCAGCCGACGAACGCGATCTACGGCTTCGCGTCGATGCTCGCCAACACGCTGCGCGACGAGGCGCCCACGCACTTCGCGGTGGCGTTCGACGTGTCCCGCAAGACCTGGCGCTCCGAGGAGTTCACGGAGTACAAGGCGAACCGGTCGAAGACGCCGGACGAGTTCAAGGGCCAGGTCGAGCTGATCGGCGAGCTGCTCGACGCGATGCACGCGGAGCGGTTCGCCGTCGACGGTTTCGAGGCCGACGACGTCATCGCCACGCTGACCACGCAGGCCGAGGCCGAGGGCTTCGAAGTACTGATCGTCACCGGCGACCGGGACTCCTTCCAGCTGGTCACCGAGAACACGACGGTGCTGTATCCGACGAAGGGGGTCTCGGAGCTGACCCGGTTCACCCCGGAGAAGGTCTTCGAGAAGTACGGGTTGACGCCGGCCCAGTACCCGGACTTCGCGGCGCTGCGCGGCGACCCGTCCGACAACCTGCCGGGCATTCCGGGGGTCGGTGAGAAGACGGCGGCGAAGTGGATCAACCAGTTCGGGTCGTTCGCGGAGCTGGTGGAGCGGGTCGAGGAGGTCAAGGGCAAGGTCGGGCAGAACCTGCGTGACCACCTGGAGGCCGTGAAGCTCAACCGCCGGCTCACGGAGATGGTCCGGGACGTCGAACTCCCGAAGACGGTCACGGACTTGGAGCGGGCGGCGTACGACCGTACGGCGGTGGCCGTGGTCCTCGACACCCTGGAGATCCGGAACCCCTCGCTGCGCGAGCGCCTGCTGGCCGTCGACCCGGGCGCCGAGGAGGTCGAGGCCGGACCGGTGGCCGAGGGCGGCGTCGAGGTGGACGGGACGGTGCTCGGCGCGGGCGAGCTGGCCCCCTGGCTCACCGAGCACGGCACACAGGTGCTCGGCGTCGCCACGGTCGACACCTGGGCGCTGGGCACCGGCTCGGTCGCCGAGGTCGCGCTCGCCGCGGCCGGGGGAGCGGCGGCCTGGTTCGACCCGGCGGAGCTTGACGAGGCCGACGAGAACGCGTTCGCGGCCTGGCTGGCCGACGCGGACCGGCCCAAGGTGTTCCACAGTGCCAAGGGCGCGATGCGGGTCTTCGCGGAGCACGGCTGGACCGTGGCCGGGGTCAGCATGGACACGGCCCTCGCCGCGTACCTGGTGAAGCCGGGCCGGCGTTCCTTCGACCTGGACGCGCTGTCCCTGGAGTACCTCGGCCGTGAACTGGCGCCCGCCGCGACGGCGGACGGCCAACTGGCCTTCGGTACGGACGAGGGAGCGGAGGCCGATTCCCTGATGGTGCAGGCCCGCACGATCGTCGACCTGGGCGAGGCGTTCGGCGAGCGCGTCCAGGAGGTCGGCGCGGTGGATCTGCTGGGGGACATGGAGCTGCCGACTTCGGCACTGCTGGCCCGCATGGAGCGGCACGGCATCGCGGCGGACCGGGCCCACCTCGAAGCCATGGAGCAGATGTTCGCGGGCGCGGTGCAGCAGGCGGTGAAGGAGGCGCACGCGGCGGCCGGCCACGAGTTCAACCTCGGCTCGCCCAAGCAGCTTCAGGAGGTCCTCTTCGGGGAGCTGGGCCTGCCGAAGACGAAGAAGACGAAGACGGGCTACACGACGGACGCGGACGCCCTGGCGTGGCTCGCGACGCAGACGGACAACGAACTGCCGGTCGTCATGCTCCGCCACCGCGAGCAGGCGAAGCTGCGCGTCACCGTCGAGGGCCTGATCAAGACGATCGCGGCGGACGGCCGTATCCACACGACGTTCAACCAGACGGTGGCGGCGACGGGCCGGCTGTCCTCCACGGACCCCAACCTCCAGAACATCCCGGTCCGCACGGACGAGGGCCGGGCCATCCGTCGCGGTTTCGTGGTCGGCGAGGGCTTCGAGTCGCTGATGACCGCGGACTACAGCCAGATCGAACTCCGGGTGATGGCCCATCTCTCCGAGGACGAGGGCCTGTTGGAGGCGTTCACGTCCGGTGAGGACCTGCACACCACGGTCGCCTCCCAGGTGTTCGCGGTGGACCGCTCGGCGGTGGACGCGGAGATGCGCCGCAAGATCAAGGCGATGTCGTACGGCCTGGCGTACGGTCTGTCGGCCTTCGGCCTGTCCGGACAGCTGAACATCGACGCCGGCGAGGCACGCGGCCTGATGGACACGTACTTCGAACGCTTCGGCGGCGTACGGGACTATCTGCGCCGGGCGGTCGACGAGGCACGGGCGACGGGCTACACGGAGACCCTGTTCGGCCGCCGCCGGTACCTCCCCGACCTGAACAGCGACAACCGCCAGCGCCGCGAGATGGCCGAGCGCATGGCCCTGAACGCCCCGATCCAGGGCACGGCGGCGGACATCGTCAAGATCGCCATGCTGAACGTGGGCCGGGCGCTCGAGGAGACGAAGCTCAAGTCCCGCATGCTGCTCCAGGTCCACGACGAAATCGTCCTGGAGATCGCCCCGGGCGAGCGCGAGGCCACGGAGGAGCTGGTCCGCCGCGAGATGGCGGGCGCGGTGACCCTCCGGGCGCCCCTGGACGTTTCGGTGGGCTCGGGGCTCGACTGGGAGTCGGCCGCGCACTAG
- a CDS encoding ABC transporter ATP-binding protein, which produces MTTTTATSPVLEATGVTMRFGGLTAVRNVDLTVNAGEIVGLIGPNGAGKTTFFNCLTGLYVPTEGKVSYKGKVLPPKPHLVTSAGIARTFQNIRLFANMTVLENVLVGRHTRTKEGLWSALLRGPGFRKAEATSRERAMELLEFIGLAHKADHLSRNLPYGEQRKLEIARAMASEPGLLLLDEPTAGMNPQETRATEDLVFAIRDRGIAVLVIEHDMRFIFNLSDRVACLVQGEKLVEGTSEVVQNDDRVIAAYLGTPFEGAPGDEEIAEVEAAETSGAQSTTSTEGPAK; this is translated from the coding sequence ATGACCACCACCACGGCCACCAGCCCCGTCCTCGAAGCCACCGGCGTCACCATGCGCTTCGGCGGCCTCACCGCCGTACGCAACGTCGACCTCACGGTCAACGCCGGCGAGATCGTCGGCCTCATCGGCCCCAACGGCGCCGGCAAGACCACCTTCTTCAACTGCCTGACGGGCCTGTACGTCCCCACCGAAGGCAAGGTCTCCTACAAGGGCAAGGTCCTCCCGCCCAAGCCCCACCTGGTGACCAGCGCCGGCATCGCCCGCACCTTCCAGAACATCCGGCTCTTCGCCAACATGACCGTCCTGGAAAACGTGCTCGTCGGCCGCCACACCAGAACCAAGGAAGGCCTCTGGTCGGCCCTCCTGCGCGGCCCCGGCTTCCGCAAGGCCGAAGCCACCTCCCGTGAACGCGCCATGGAACTCCTGGAGTTCATCGGTCTCGCCCACAAGGCCGACCACCTCTCCCGCAACCTCCCCTACGGCGAACAGCGCAAGCTCGAAATCGCCCGGGCCATGGCCAGCGAACCCGGCCTCCTCCTCCTGGACGAGCCCACCGCCGGCATGAACCCCCAGGAGACCCGCGCGACCGAGGACCTCGTCTTCGCCATCCGCGACCGGGGCATCGCCGTCCTCGTCATCGAGCACGACATGCGCTTCATCTTCAACCTGAGCGACCGCGTCGCCTGTCTCGTCCAAGGCGAAAAACTCGTCGAGGGCACCTCCGAAGTCGTCCAGAACGACGACCGAGTCATCGCCGCCTACCTCGGCACCCCCTTCGAAGGCGCCCCCGGCGACGAGGAGATCGCCGAAGTCGAAGCCGCCGAAACCTCCGGAGCGCAGAGCACCACCAGCACGGAAGGACCCGCCAAGTGA